From Bordetella flabilis, the proteins below share one genomic window:
- a CDS encoding ABC transporter substrate-binding protein yields MKKHDPQSQGRGVSRRSLLKAGVAMAGMATLGTALPLRAQSRGISVTCWGGAYETAVRQAFAEPFAKETGIAVTLVNNADLTRMKVQVDSGNVSWDVFDSIGPQIMAGARQGLWAPIDAGIVDTGKLLQPAGKDHVGTYSYAGGIAYDPRKFPDGKHPTTFAELWDLKRFPGRRGLRSRASENLEMALLADGVPPAQLYPLDVERAFKSMDRIKPAVRKWIETTPETVTLLTSNEIDFSYTYLSRVLPAQRAGSSVAMSMRQTLNSLEYLAVPKGGKNIQNAMRYVAFCLRPDRQAAFCEQVEFSPNVAGAVELASADARRRMPDMKSPDAIIINDAWWGEHYDKLQRRFTEWLLV; encoded by the coding sequence ATGAAAAAGCATGATCCGCAAAGCCAGGGCCGGGGCGTATCGCGCCGCTCCCTGTTGAAGGCCGGCGTGGCCATGGCCGGCATGGCCACCCTCGGCACCGCCTTGCCGCTGCGCGCGCAGAGCCGCGGCATCAGCGTCACCTGCTGGGGCGGCGCGTATGAAACGGCGGTGCGGCAAGCCTTTGCCGAGCCATTCGCCAAGGAAACAGGTATCGCCGTCACTTTGGTGAACAACGCCGACCTGACACGGATGAAGGTACAGGTCGACAGCGGCAACGTATCGTGGGACGTGTTCGATAGCATTGGACCGCAGATCATGGCCGGTGCGCGCCAGGGCCTGTGGGCGCCCATTGATGCGGGGATCGTCGACACCGGCAAGCTGCTGCAGCCGGCCGGCAAGGACCATGTGGGCACTTATTCCTATGCCGGCGGCATCGCCTACGACCCCAGGAAGTTTCCCGACGGCAAGCATCCGACGACCTTCGCCGAGTTGTGGGACCTGAAGCGCTTTCCTGGGCGGCGCGGGCTGCGCTCGCGGGCCAGCGAGAACCTGGAGATGGCCCTGCTCGCCGACGGCGTTCCGCCGGCGCAGCTGTATCCGCTGGATGTCGAACGGGCCTTCAAGTCGATGGACCGCATCAAGCCGGCCGTGCGCAAGTGGATCGAGACCACGCCGGAAACCGTGACCCTGCTGACCAGCAATGAAATCGATTTCTCCTACACCTACCTGAGCCGCGTGCTGCCGGCGCAGCGCGCGGGCTCGTCGGTGGCCATGTCCATGCGCCAGACCTTGAACAGCCTGGAATACCTGGCCGTCCCCAAGGGCGGCAAGAATATCCAGAATGCCATGCGCTATGTCGCCTTCTGCCTGCGTCCGGACCGGCAGGCGGCGTTCTGCGAACAGGTGGAGTTCTCGCCCAACGTCGCGGGGGCCGTCGAGCTCGCCAGCGCGGACGCCCGTCGCCGCATGCCCGACATGAAGAGCCCGGACGCCATCATCATCAACGACGCCTGGTGGGGCGAGCACTACGACAAGCTGCAGCGCCGTTTCACCGAGTGGCTGCTGGTCTAG
- a CDS encoding aldehyde dehydrogenase, with protein MNIPGKTEWAARAAQCTPEWRAFIDGQYRPALSGKTFATINPATGQAIAQIAACDAEDVDVTVASARRAFESGVWSRRAPAERKQVLLKLAELMMAHREELALLESLDVGKPIANAYNGDIVSSATCIQWYAEAIDKLYGEMAPSAPNMTTMILREPLGVVAAVVPWNYPLSMASWKLGPALAAGNSVILKPAEQSPLTAIRIAGLAMEAGLPPGVLNVLPGYGETAGRALGLHMDVDAVGFTGSTEVGKLFMQYAGQSNIKRVGLECGGKSPHIVLADCPDLDAAARAVALGIFNNSGQVCNAGSRLIVEAPIRDALLEKIAAVGRELVPGDPLDPATRMGAIVSQVQHERVMSYIDAGRADGARLVLGGNPARVDSGGWFIEPTVFGDVRNDMRIAQDEIFGPVLSAITVTGFDEAIRIANDTIYGLAAAVWTGDVGRAHRAAQSLRAGVVWVNCFDRGNMSAPFGGFKQSGFGRDKSLHAFDKYMDWKAVWIAS; from the coding sequence TTGAACATCCCCGGCAAAACAGAGTGGGCGGCGCGCGCCGCGCAATGCACGCCCGAATGGCGCGCTTTCATAGACGGACAGTACCGTCCGGCACTATCCGGAAAAACCTTCGCCACCATCAATCCGGCGACGGGCCAGGCGATCGCCCAGATCGCCGCCTGCGATGCCGAGGACGTGGACGTCACCGTCGCCAGCGCCCGTCGCGCTTTCGAATCCGGGGTCTGGTCGCGCCGGGCGCCCGCCGAACGCAAACAGGTTCTGCTGAAACTCGCTGAATTGATGATGGCGCACCGCGAGGAACTGGCGCTGCTGGAGTCGCTGGATGTCGGCAAGCCCATCGCCAACGCCTACAACGGCGACATCGTCAGTTCGGCGACCTGCATCCAGTGGTATGCCGAGGCCATCGACAAGCTGTACGGAGAAATGGCGCCCTCCGCCCCCAATATGACCACCATGATCTTGCGCGAGCCGCTAGGAGTGGTCGCCGCGGTCGTGCCTTGGAACTACCCGCTATCCATGGCGTCCTGGAAGCTGGGACCGGCGCTGGCCGCGGGGAACTCGGTGATCCTGAAGCCGGCGGAGCAATCTCCGCTGACCGCTATCCGCATCGCCGGCCTGGCGATGGAGGCCGGACTACCGCCCGGCGTGCTGAACGTGCTCCCGGGCTATGGCGAAACCGCTGGCCGCGCATTGGGCCTGCACATGGACGTGGACGCGGTGGGCTTCACCGGCTCCACCGAGGTGGGCAAGCTATTCATGCAATACGCCGGCCAGTCCAACATCAAGCGTGTCGGCCTGGAATGCGGCGGCAAGAGCCCGCACATCGTGCTGGCCGACTGCCCCGACCTGGACGCCGCGGCGCGCGCCGTGGCGCTGGGCATCTTCAACAACAGCGGTCAGGTCTGCAATGCCGGCTCGCGGCTGATCGTGGAGGCGCCGATCCGCGACGCCCTGCTGGAGAAAATCGCGGCCGTGGGCCGCGAACTGGTCCCCGGCGATCCGCTGGATCCGGCGACCCGGATGGGCGCCATCGTCAGCCAGGTCCAGCACGAGCGCGTGATGTCCTATATCGACGCCGGCCGAGCGGACGGCGCACGGCTGGTCCTGGGCGGCAATCCGGCGCGGGTGGACAGCGGTGGATGGTTCATCGAGCCGACCGTGTTCGGCGATGTGCGCAACGACATGCGCATCGCACAGGACGAAATCTTCGGGCCCGTGCTGTCGGCCATTACCGTCACCGGCTTCGACGAGGCGATCCGCATCGCCAACGACACCATCTATGGGCTTGCGGCTGCGGTATGGACGGGCGACGTGGGGCGCGCCCATCGGGCAGCGCAGAGCCTGCGCGCCGGCGTCGTCTGGGTCAATTGCTTCGACCGTGGCAATATGTCCGCGCCGTTCGGCGGTTTCAAGCAATCCGGCTTCGGACGGGACAAATCCTTGCATGCCTTCGACAAATACATGGATTGGAAGGCGGTCTGGATCGCGTCTTGA